A single Drosophila miranda strain MSH22 chromosome XR, D.miranda_PacBio2.1, whole genome shotgun sequence DNA region contains:
- the LOC108152386 gene encoding uncharacterized protein LOC108152386: protein MAHSKVILKILFSLCVWSFVIIGLFKMHGTNLVPQEYQQVPLNGRILLQKDMRYAETTSTTTDHFDPSEILVDNRTAMDDDQLVRDVESRIPSLPIAYWSKNKNFLQQKSSTCAKYPSIFELEFNNIYWQTLRTTNGTFQLFGAYYDIRRTSLLGPTVRILGMIDRIEPKVKTYCQFWFDGQKEPFIVKTFEYKYIWYNKWGNYKQGIYQPYLIACQIPKPFHGVVPSSVSMVEKECDTATNNLRVIYNRPPDDQKKGFAVCVKGLDFLYDDLSVRLIEWIEMLNILGADKIYFYNLQVHPNITKVLSHYEQEGKVQVIPLTLPGGQPNVPGFQHLYLTKKTNHKRQNEVIPYNDCLYKNLYLYDYIALLDIDEVIMPKGNAVLWSELMEKVRPESRKIKPDGFHSYNFRNVYFLDDQQHEHGWHKDIPKYMHMLQHVHRAKNYTKPNQYVKCFHDPERVLTLHNHFPLSCLGGVCKSYPVDTQDAQLQHYRADCVKTLKKSCEEYRENSVEDKTIWKYKDELIRRTIKALDTLGFFRRSGLGSGSGSSSGLGATTHSTER from the exons ATGGCCCACTCCAAGGTGATCCTGAAGATCCTCTTCTCGCTCTGCGTGTGGTCGTTCGTGATCATTGGGCTGTTCAAGATGCACGGCACGAACCTAGTGCCGCAGGAGTACCAGCAAGTGCCGCTCAACGGCCGGATACTGCTGCAGAAGGACATGCGGTACGCGGAGACGACGTCCACGACGACAGACCACTTCGACCCCAGCGAGATATTGGTGGACAATCGCACAG CCATGGACGATGATCAGCTCGTGAGGGACGTGGAGTCCCGGATACCCTCGCTGCCGATTGCCTACTGGAGCAAGAACAAGAACTTTCTGCAGCAGAAGTCGTCGACCTGCGCCAAGTATCCGTCGATCTTCGAGCTGGAGTTCAACAACATCTACTGGCAGACGCTGCGCACAACGAATGGGACCTTCCAGCTGTTCGGGGCCTACTACGACATCCGGCGCACCTCGCTGCTGGGGCCCACGGTGCGGATCCTGGGCATGATCGACCGCATCGAGCCGAAGGTGAAGACCTACTGCCAGTTCTGGTTCGACGGCCAGAAGGAGCCGTTCATCGTGAAGACGTTCGAGTACAAGTACATCTGGTACAACAAGTGGGGCAACTACAAGCAGGGCATCTACCAGCCGTATCTGATTGCCTGCCAGATACCGAAGCCCTTCCACGGCGTCGTGCCCAGCTCCGTGTCGATGGTGGAGAAGGAGTGCGACACGGCGACCAACAATCTGCGGGTGATCTACAACCGTCCGCCCGACGACCAAAAGAAGGGCTTTGCCGTCTGCGTCAAGGGGCTGGACTTTCTGTACGACGACCTGAGTGTGCGCCTCATCGAGTGGATCGAGATGCTGAACATCCTGGGGGCCGACAAGATTTACTTCTACAACCTGCAGGTCCACCCGAACATCACCAAGGTCCTCAGCCACTACGAGCAGGAGGGCAAGGTCCAGGTCATCCCGCTGACCCTGCCCGGCGGCCAGCCGAACGTCCCCGGCTTCCAGCATCTGTACCTCACGAAGAAGACCAACCACAAGCGTCAGAACGAGGTGATACCCTACAACGATTGCCTGTACAAGAACCTCTATCTGTACGACTACATTGCCCTGCTGGACATTGACGAGGTGATCATGCCCAAGGGCAACGCGGTCCTCTGGTCGGAGCTGATGGAGAAGGTGCGCCCCGAGTCGCGGAAGATCAAGCCGGACGGCTTCCACAGCTACAACTTCCGGAACGTGTACTTCCTGGACGACCAGCAGCACGAGCACGGCTGGCACAAGGACATCCCCAAGTACATGCACATGCTGCAGCATGTGCATCGTGCCAAGAACTACACGAAGCCCAACCAGTACGTCAAGTGCTTCCACGACCCGGAGCGCGTGCTTACCCTCCACAACCATTTCCCGCTGAGCTGCCTGGGCGGCGTCTGCAAGTCCTATCCCGTGGACACGCAGGACGCCCAGCTGCAGCACTATCGCGCCGACTGCGTGAAGACGCTCAAGAAGAGCTGCGAGGAGTACCGCGAGAACTCGGTGGAGGACAAGACCATCTGGAAATACAAGGACGAGCTGATTCGGCGCACCATTAAGGCCTTGGACACGCTTGGGTTCTTCCGGCGCAGCGGCCTGGGCTCTGGctcgggcagcagcagcggcctcGGGGCCACCACCCACTCGACGGAGCGGTGA